The following proteins are encoded in a genomic region of Sebastes fasciatus isolate fSebFas1 chromosome 14, fSebFas1.pri, whole genome shotgun sequence:
- the rpgra gene encoding uncharacterized protein rpgra isoform X24 produces the protein MTGQDDVDIPETGAIFTFGKSSFADNVPSTFWLKNDQPVHLSCGGEHTAVVTENGRLLMFGGNAWGQLGRGFKLAARKPASVKALKSEKVKLVACGRDHTIVCTWRGSVYVAGSNHDGQLGMGHCNNTTSFHLLHPFCDHAPIKMLSAGCNTSAALTEDGRLWMWGANAVGQIGLGDEGFAAEPTEVDVGEAVLWVSCGYHHSAFVTVDGDLYTFGESANGRLGLQVEQLANHRVPQRVQGILGRVTQVCCGGEHTVALTEENVYTFGRGQYGQLGHGTFLFEVDLPKPVEHFSNSSIKHIACGEKHTAVMTNSGLLYTFGDGRHGKLGLGEENFINQFSPTLCTRFFKCNVQLVSCGGNHMLVLAAPRPPESQEVVPEDDATITENFLEPSYTEILQLGALIDPLMALSARARHRQKGSSVELFGEMSHNLPRLSSDFLNPSWQTSRNIPTHKTPSKDFTTPASSPKPQSEVILSPPLFPRSPVLSSKPSSPRSQSSNTFQNKSSTTASSKSKSKELPSPLLSPKSITEQNTPVSPKRAAKKRLYRVSTAKKALIEESPLPPKEPCSPTRPSSDVSNKHLSEEEHPASPQTEEENVQRQIVIEDVEENISEKGVDSDFLPNMEKKKGRALRRTMKEAQLFEVNGKAGHNSLKASPTALLKGSLKKEVSPPRSSKSLKNTSKKVTSKGKENITKQSLKIKTHEDEQARKEPSHLKSPASSPKSPQSVRKTLTEAQQRLTELKRNDRRHRNIKEMNINKEDTKASPFKKNLIETPKKEEHKSSALDKTSPVIKVTTGNETSSISVQSVSSSSVERDSEIQSETTDVKPDEVQMQRETQRVKSTPTKDLHKVESVLGKGQNKALDVKSPLVRKGTTPAQVDTKKSQSVKSTPVKIKGTPQEVKSTPVKSQSKFAGNTPVKSKGRVVENELNTAQKMGGRTADKQKIPGDDGGEDKKKAKESKLKAKTKPGGEEGNEIRVKGQADSEDNTRAKPRSKQTESSSPLLSQQDTPIEVLCNPISSQSTHRTEVVSVSGAKSLQGPEPVDKDLLVSGTSMEDTQSLTEEKPRWGEILSTAALLLPAVGIAGAAMGVLSEAVTSIGASQSDTVTSTPPKTPRRVMQFTKQSAVLQPSFSSTHFSSTEASNPPEESTKKDVQVKKNVVQEEESHGSPQSQQGVVKSDGDEDFSQTEGKNRGTDVETFQQELGEDAKTYNHHEGEEKHTEDEEKKEDEESGSDVEDEGDEESGSDVEDEGEEEGSESSDDVLEEEKLSVSGEEEQENETAEEDEEEETGSSSEEEDEGSEKSDVIEAEEKGEESSEAAGEEGSEESTEEENKKEEEESEVSEDEEDESGEESGSSKSKDSEEEDRDGGDTAESDSEEENEEEEENEVGEEEGETEDQKDSIESEEEETDSEEDEETGKSEGEEDEKRDEASVNDEEEEEDGDPDEDREEQDEKRDKENEEEEEGEEEVSLDEGEAEEETAEEEEEGKEEEEEEGEEEEEESKEEVTEEEEEESKEEDTEEEEEESKEEVTEEEEEEKDEEEESKEEVTEEEEEESKEDLTEEEEESKEDLTEVEEEEEGEEEESKEGVTEEQEEEEEEEEEEEESKEDLTEEEEEEEGEEEESKEGVTEEQEEEEEEEGEEEESKEEVTEEEEGEGEEEVAEEQESEGEEEGDEEEEEEENETKIKPKTETRLNKQREETKQEQPGGKKGGDSEEDEDEESEEEASEEEEEEGEEEESEEKGKAVNIKHGKKHAKREEGEKEKEGNTKVEEEEEEEEEEEEEVKSTTKNVQKLPPDTKDKQQKETPKPAPRTKKIAAREKTEADSKQFWNDVLPQYLDLQ, from the exons ATGACGGGACAGGACGATGTGGACATACCCG AAACAGGAGCCATCTTCACATTTGGAAAGAGCAGCTTTGCTGACAATGTGCCTAGTACATTCTGGTTGAAGAATGACCAGCCAGTGCACCTATCTTGTGGTGGAGAGCACACTGCTGTTGTCACAG AAAATGGCAGGCTACTCATGTTTGGTGGTAATGCTTGGGGCCAACTGGGGCGTGGATTTAAGCTTGCTGCCAGGAAACCTGCCTCCGTGAAAG CCTTAAAGTCTGAGAAGGTGAAGCTTGTGGCTTGTGGGAGAGATCACACAATCGTCTGCACAT gGCGGGGTAGTGTGTATGTGGCTGGCAGTAACCACGATGGGCAGCTTGGTATGGGCCACTGCAACAACACTACATCCTTCCACCTGCTTCATCCCTTCTGTGACCATGCACCAATCAAAATGCTGTCTGCAGGATGCAACACCTCAGCTGCCTTAACAG aGGACGGGAGGCTGTGGATGTGGGGAGCCAACGCCGTGGGTCAGATTGGTTTAGGGGACGAGGGGTTTGCAGCAGAACCCACAGAGGTGGATGTTGGGGAGGCGGTGCTTTGGGTCTCCTGTGGGTACCACCACTCAGCATTTGTCACAG tgGATGGAGATCTTTACACGTTTGGCGAGAGTGCGAATGGAAGGCTTGGTCTCCAGGTGGAGCAGCTGGCCAATCACAGAGTCCCTCAGCGGGTGCAAGGGATTCTGGGTCGTGTCACCCAGGTGTGCTGTGGAGGGGAGCACACTGTGGCACTCACAG AGGAGAACGTGTACACGTTTGGTAGAGGTCAGTACGGTCAGCTGGGCCACGGGACATTTCTGTTTGAAGTTGATTTGCCAAAACCAGTGGAGCACTTTAGTAACAGCAGCATCAAACATATCGCCTGTGGAGAAAAGCACACCGCTGTGATGACAA ACAGCGGACTCCTGTACACATTTGGTGATGGTCGTCATGGGAAACTGGGTTTAGGGGAGGAGAACTTCATCAACCAGTTCAGCCCGACACTCTGCACACGTTTTTTCAAGTGCAATGTTCAATTA GTGTCCTGCGGTGGTAACCACATGCTGGTACTGGCTGCACCCAGACCACCAGAGAGCCAAGAAGTGGTGCCAGAGGATGATGCCACAATCACAGAGAACTTTCTAGAGCCAAGTTACACAGAAATCCTTCAGCTGGGCGCTTTGATTGATCCACTCATGGCCCTCTCTGCTCGAGCTCGCCACAGACAAAAA GGAAGCTCTGTGGAGCTGTTTGGAGAGATGTCTCACAACCTCCCACGTCTAAGTTCTGACTTCCTCAACCCCTCCTGGCAAACGTCCAGAAATATCCCAACCCATAAAACGCCCTCAAAGGACTTTACTACCCCTGCATCATCCCCGAAACCACAATCAGAAGTAATACTAAGCCCACCACTCTTCCCCAGATCTCCAGTGTTATCCTCTAAGCCATCGAGCCCACGTTCTCAATCGTCGAACACCTTTCAGAATAAATCCTCTACCACTGCTTCCTCTAAGTCTAAATCCAAAGAGCTGCCTTCTCCCTTACTATCGCCAAAGTCTATAACTGAACAGAACACCCCAGTATCTCCTAAAAGGGCTGCGAAAAAAAGACTGTACAGAGTGTCAACCGCTAAAAAGGCCTTAATTGAAGAATCTCCTCTACCACCTAAAGAGCCCTGCAGCCCCACTAGACCCTCCAGTGATGTTTCCAATAAACATCTCAGTGAGGAAGAGCATCCTGCCTCGCCACAAACAG agGAAGAAAATGTTCAGAGACAAATTGTCATAGAAGATGTGGAGGAGAATATCTCTGAGAAAGGAGTCGACTCTGACTTTTTGCCAAATATG GAAAAGAAGAAAGGTCGAGCTCTTAGAAGAACTATGAAAGAGGCACAGTTGTTTGAGGTCAATGGAAAGGCAGGACATAATTCTCTCAAGGCCTCACCCACAGCGCTCCTGAAAGGCTCTTTAAAGAAAGAAGTGTCTCCACCGAGGAGCTCAAAGAGTCTAAAAAACACATCCAAAAAAGTCACATCTAAAGGCAAAGAGAACATCACCAAGCAGTCTCTTAAAATCAAAACTCATGAAGACGAACAAGCTCGAAAGGAACCCTCGCATTTGAAATCACCAGCATCGAGCCCAAAAAGTCCACAATCTGTCAGGAAGACACTGACTGAAGCGCAGCAGAGACTGACTGAATTGAAGAGAAATGACAGGAGACATAGAAATATTAAAGAAATGAATATAAACAAAGAGGATACGAAAGCCAGCCCTTTTAAGAAAAACTTGATAGAGACACCAAAAAAGGAGGAACATAAATCATCAGCTTTGGACAAGACATCTCCTGTTATTAAGGTCACTACAGGAAATGAAACAAGCAGCATATCTGTCCAAAGTGTAAGTTCGTCATCCGTAGAAAGAGATTCAGAAATCCAGAGTGAGACCACTGATGTCAAACCTGATGAAGTGCAGATGCAACGGGAGACGCAGCGAGTCAAATCAACTCCAACAAAAGATTTGCACAAGGTTGAATCTGTACTGGGAAAAGGTCAAAATAAAGCACTGGATGTAAAATCACCACTAGTGAGAAAAGGAACCACACCTGCTCAGGTTGATACTAAGAAATCCCAAAGTGTTAAATCGACACCAGTGAAAATTAAAGGGACACCGCAGGAGGTCAAATCCACACCAgtcaaaagtcaaagtaaatttGCAGGAAACACTCCCGTTAAAAGCAAAGGAAGAGTTGTGGAAAATGAATTAAACACAGCTCAAAAAATGGGAGGTAGAACTGCAGATAAGCAGAAGATACCTGGAGATGACGGCGGTGAAGATAAAAAGAAGGCAAAAGAATCTAAACTGAAGGCAAAAACAAAACCAGGGGGAGAAGAAGGAAATGAAATAAGAGTTAAAGGACAAGCTGACTCTGAAGATAATACGAGGGCCAAGCCAAGAAGTAAGCAGACAGAATCTTCCAGCCCGCTGTTATCACAACAGGATACACCTATTGAAGTGCTGTGTAACCCCATTTCCTCACAAAGCACTCACAGAACAGAGGTGGTTTCCGTCAGCGGTGCCAAATCCCTGCAAGGCCCCGAACCTGTTGATAAGGATCTGCTCGTTTCTGGAACAAGCATGGAGGACACTCAGAGCCTGACTGAAGAAAAGCCAAGGTGGGGGGAGATCCTCAGTACCGCAGCCTTACTCCTTCCTGCTGTGGGGATAGCAGGTGCAGCTATGGGGGTCCTTAGTGAGGCAGTGACAAGCATAGGGGCTTCTCAGTCTGATACAGTTACCTCTACACCACCCAAAACACCCAGGCGAGTGATGCAATTCACAAAACAGAGTGCAGTTTTGCAGCCTTCTTTTTCCTCGACACATTTTTCTTCAACAGAAGCGTCAAATCCACCAGAAGAAAGCACGAAGAAAGATGTTCAGGTCAAGAAAAATGTAGTTCAAGAAGAAGAAAGTCATGGTTCCCCTCAGTCACAACAGGGGGTGGTGAAGAGTGACGGGGATGAAGACTTTTCACAAACAGAGGGTAAGAACAGGGGCACAGATGTGGAAACTTTCCAGCAAGAACTCGGAGAAGATGCGAAAACCTACAACCATCAtgagggagaagaaaaacatactGAAGATGAGGAAAAGAAGGAAGATGAAGAAAGCGGAAGCGATGTGGAagatgaaggagatgaagagagtgGAAGCGATGTGGAagatgaaggagaggaggagggaagtgaGAGTAGTGATGATGTCTTAGAGGAGGAAAAGCTGAGTGTTTCTGGTGAGGAAGAGCAAGAGAATGAAACtgcagaggaagatgaggaggaggaaacaggCTCCAGcagtgaggaagaggatgaaggaAGTGAGAAGAGTGATGTTATAGAGGCTGAAGAGAAGGGAGAAGAAAGCAGTGAGGCAGCAGGGGAGGAGGGAAGTGAAGAATCCACTGAAGAAGAGaataaaaaagaagaggaagaaagtgAGGTGAGtgaggatgaagaagatgaaAGTGGTGAAGAGTCGGGGAGCAGCAAGAGCAAAGattcagaggaggaggacagagacggAGGTGACACTGCAGAGTCTGATTCTGAGGAAGaaaacgaagaagaagaagaaaatgaggTTGGTGAGGAAGAGGGTGAAACTGAGGACCAAAAAGATTCCATCgaaagtgaggaggaggagacagactcagaagaagatgaagaaacgGGTAAGAGTGAAGGGGAGGAAGATGAGAAACGGGATGAAGCGAGTGTAAatgacgaggaggaagaggaagacggTGATCCTGATGAAGACAGAGAAGAGCAAGATGAAAAGCGTGATAAAgaaaatgaggaggaggaagagggtgaGGAAGAGGTATCTTTAGATGAAGGGGAAGCTGAGGAAGAGactgcagaggaggaagaggaaggaaaggaggaggaagaagaagagggcgaggaggag gaagaagagagtaaGGAGGAGgttacagaggaggaggaagaagagagtaaGGAGGAGgatacagaggaggaggaagaagagagtaaGGAGGAGgttacagaggaggaggaagaagaga aggatgaggaagaagagagtAAGGAGGAG gttacagaggaggaggaagaagagagtaaGGAGGACCttacagaggaggaagaagagagtaaGGAGGACCTTacagaggtggaggaagaagaagagggtgaggaagaagagagtAAGGAGGGGGTtacagaggagcaggaggaggaggaagaagaagaggaggaggaagaagagagtaaGGAGGACctaacagaggaggaggaagaagaagagggtgaggaagaagagagtAAGGAGGGGGTtacagaggagcaggaggaggaggaggaagaagagggtgaggaagaagagagtAAGGAGGAGgttacagaggaggaagagggcgaGGGTGAGGAAGAGGTTGCAGAGGAGCAAGAGAGTGAAGGTGAGGAGGAAggggatgaggaagaggaggaagaggagaatgaAACAAAGATTAAACCAAAAACAGAGACAAGACTCAataaacagagagaagaaacaAAACAGGAACAACCTGGAGGAAAGAAAGGTGGTGATTctgaggaagatgaagatgaggagagtgaggaagaagctagtgaagaagaggaagaggagggagaagaggaggagagtgaggAAAAAGGAAAGGCTGTAAACATCAAACATGGTAAGAAACATGCTAAAAGGGAGgaaggtgagaaagaaaaagagggaaatacaaaagtggaggaggaagaagaagaggaggaggaggaggaggaggaggtaaaatcaacaacaaaaaacgtACAGAAGTTGCCTCCTGAcacaaaagacaaacaacagaAAGAAACACCTAAACCAGCACCGAGGACGAAGAAGATCGCTGCAAGAGAGAAGACAGAAGCCGACTCTAAGCAGTTCTGGAACGATGTTCTGCCTCAGTACCTCGACCTGCAATGA
- the rpgra gene encoding uncharacterized protein rpgra isoform X27 — translation MTGQDDVDIPETGAIFTFGKSSFADNVPSTFWLKNDQPVHLSCGGEHTAVVTENGRLLMFGGNAWGQLGRGFKLAARKPASVKALKSEKVKLVACGRDHTIVCTWRGSVYVAGSNHDGQLGMGHCNNTTSFHLLHPFCDHAPIKMLSAGCNTSAALTEDGRLWMWGANAVGQIGLGDEGFAAEPTEVDVGEAVLWVSCGYHHSAFVTVDGDLYTFGESANGRLGLQVEQLANHRVPQRVQGILGRVTQVCCGGEHTVALTEENVYTFGRGQYGQLGHGTFLFEVDLPKPVEHFSNSSIKHIACGEKHTAVMTNSGLLYTFGDGRHGKLGLGEENFINQFSPTLCTRFFKCNVQLVSCGGNHMLVLAAPRPPESQEVVPEDDATITENFLEPSYTEILQLGALIDPLMALSARARHRQKGSSVELFGEMSHNLPRLSSDFLNPSWQTSRNIPTHKTPSKDFTTPASSPKPQSEVILSPPLFPRSPVLSSKPSSPRSQSSNTFQNKSSTTASSKSKSKELPSPLLSPKSITEQNTPVSPKRAAKKRLYRVSTAKKALIEESPLPPKEPCSPTRPSSDVSNKHLSEEEHPASPQTEEENVQRQIVIEDVEENISEKGVDSDFLPNMEKKKGRALRRTMKEAQLFEVNGKAGHNSLKASPTALLKGSLKKEVSPPRSSKSLKNTSKKVTSKGKENITKQSLKIKTHEDEQARKEPSHLKSPASSPKSPQSVRKTLTEAQQRLTELKRNDRRHRNIKEMNINKEDTKASPFKKNLIETPKKEEHKSSALDKTSPVIKVTTGNETSSISVQSVSSSSVERDSEIQSETTDVKPDEVQMQRETQRVKSTPTKDLHKVESVLGKGQNKALDVKSPLVRKGTTPAQVDTKKSQSVKSTPVKIKGTPQEVKSTPVKSQSKFAGNTPVKSKGRVVENELNTAQKMGGRTADKQKIPGDDGGEDKKKAKESKLKAKTKPGGEEGNEIRVKGQADSEDNTRAKPRSKQTESSSPLLSQQDTPIEVLCNPISSQSTHRTEVVSVSGAKSLQGPEPVDKDLLVSGTSMEDTQSLTEEKPRWGEILSTAALLLPAVGIAGAAMGVLSEAVTSIGASQSDTVTSTPPKTPRRVMQFTKQSAVLQPSFSSTHFSSTEASNPPEESTKKDVQVKKNVVQEEESHGSPQSQQGVVKSDGDEDFSQTEGKNRGTDVETFQQELGEDAKTYNHHEGEEKHTEDEEKKEDEESGSDVEDEGDEESGSDVEDEGEEEGSESSDDVLEEEKLSVSGEEEQENETAEEDEEEETGSSSEEEDEGSEKSDVIEAEEKGEESSEAAGEEGSEESTEEENKKEEEESEVSEDEEDESGEESGSSKSKDSEEEDRDGGDTAESDSEEENEEEEENEVGEEEGETEDQKDSIESEEEETDSEEDEETGKSEGEEDEKRDEASVNDEEEEEDGDPDEDREEQDEKRDKENEEEEEGEEEVSLDEGEAEEETAEEEEEGKEEEEEEGEEEEEESKEEVTEEEEEESKEEDTEEEEEESKEEVTEEEEEESKEEVTEEEEESKEDLTVEEEEEEEDEEEESKEEVTEEEEESKDEVTEEEEEESKEDLTEEEEESKEDLTEEEEEGEEEESKEGVTEEQEEEEEEEGEEEESKEEVTEEEEGEGEEEVAEEQESEGEEEGDEEEEEEENETKIKPKTETRLNKQREETKQEQPGGKKGGDSEEDEDEESEEEASEEEEEEGEEEESEEKGKAVNIKHGKKHAKREEGEKEKEGNTKVEEEEEEEEEEEEEVKSTTKNVQKLPPDTKDKQQKETPKPAPRTKKIAAREKTEADSKQFWNDVLPQYLDLQ, via the exons ATGACGGGACAGGACGATGTGGACATACCCG AAACAGGAGCCATCTTCACATTTGGAAAGAGCAGCTTTGCTGACAATGTGCCTAGTACATTCTGGTTGAAGAATGACCAGCCAGTGCACCTATCTTGTGGTGGAGAGCACACTGCTGTTGTCACAG AAAATGGCAGGCTACTCATGTTTGGTGGTAATGCTTGGGGCCAACTGGGGCGTGGATTTAAGCTTGCTGCCAGGAAACCTGCCTCCGTGAAAG CCTTAAAGTCTGAGAAGGTGAAGCTTGTGGCTTGTGGGAGAGATCACACAATCGTCTGCACAT gGCGGGGTAGTGTGTATGTGGCTGGCAGTAACCACGATGGGCAGCTTGGTATGGGCCACTGCAACAACACTACATCCTTCCACCTGCTTCATCCCTTCTGTGACCATGCACCAATCAAAATGCTGTCTGCAGGATGCAACACCTCAGCTGCCTTAACAG aGGACGGGAGGCTGTGGATGTGGGGAGCCAACGCCGTGGGTCAGATTGGTTTAGGGGACGAGGGGTTTGCAGCAGAACCCACAGAGGTGGATGTTGGGGAGGCGGTGCTTTGGGTCTCCTGTGGGTACCACCACTCAGCATTTGTCACAG tgGATGGAGATCTTTACACGTTTGGCGAGAGTGCGAATGGAAGGCTTGGTCTCCAGGTGGAGCAGCTGGCCAATCACAGAGTCCCTCAGCGGGTGCAAGGGATTCTGGGTCGTGTCACCCAGGTGTGCTGTGGAGGGGAGCACACTGTGGCACTCACAG AGGAGAACGTGTACACGTTTGGTAGAGGTCAGTACGGTCAGCTGGGCCACGGGACATTTCTGTTTGAAGTTGATTTGCCAAAACCAGTGGAGCACTTTAGTAACAGCAGCATCAAACATATCGCCTGTGGAGAAAAGCACACCGCTGTGATGACAA ACAGCGGACTCCTGTACACATTTGGTGATGGTCGTCATGGGAAACTGGGTTTAGGGGAGGAGAACTTCATCAACCAGTTCAGCCCGACACTCTGCACACGTTTTTTCAAGTGCAATGTTCAATTA GTGTCCTGCGGTGGTAACCACATGCTGGTACTGGCTGCACCCAGACCACCAGAGAGCCAAGAAGTGGTGCCAGAGGATGATGCCACAATCACAGAGAACTTTCTAGAGCCAAGTTACACAGAAATCCTTCAGCTGGGCGCTTTGATTGATCCACTCATGGCCCTCTCTGCTCGAGCTCGCCACAGACAAAAA GGAAGCTCTGTGGAGCTGTTTGGAGAGATGTCTCACAACCTCCCACGTCTAAGTTCTGACTTCCTCAACCCCTCCTGGCAAACGTCCAGAAATATCCCAACCCATAAAACGCCCTCAAAGGACTTTACTACCCCTGCATCATCCCCGAAACCACAATCAGAAGTAATACTAAGCCCACCACTCTTCCCCAGATCTCCAGTGTTATCCTCTAAGCCATCGAGCCCACGTTCTCAATCGTCGAACACCTTTCAGAATAAATCCTCTACCACTGCTTCCTCTAAGTCTAAATCCAAAGAGCTGCCTTCTCCCTTACTATCGCCAAAGTCTATAACTGAACAGAACACCCCAGTATCTCCTAAAAGGGCTGCGAAAAAAAGACTGTACAGAGTGTCAACCGCTAAAAAGGCCTTAATTGAAGAATCTCCTCTACCACCTAAAGAGCCCTGCAGCCCCACTAGACCCTCCAGTGATGTTTCCAATAAACATCTCAGTGAGGAAGAGCATCCTGCCTCGCCACAAACAG agGAAGAAAATGTTCAGAGACAAATTGTCATAGAAGATGTGGAGGAGAATATCTCTGAGAAAGGAGTCGACTCTGACTTTTTGCCAAATATG GAAAAGAAGAAAGGTCGAGCTCTTAGAAGAACTATGAAAGAGGCACAGTTGTTTGAGGTCAATGGAAAGGCAGGACATAATTCTCTCAAGGCCTCACCCACAGCGCTCCTGAAAGGCTCTTTAAAGAAAGAAGTGTCTCCACCGAGGAGCTCAAAGAGTCTAAAAAACACATCCAAAAAAGTCACATCTAAAGGCAAAGAGAACATCACCAAGCAGTCTCTTAAAATCAAAACTCATGAAGACGAACAAGCTCGAAAGGAACCCTCGCATTTGAAATCACCAGCATCGAGCCCAAAAAGTCCACAATCTGTCAGGAAGACACTGACTGAAGCGCAGCAGAGACTGACTGAATTGAAGAGAAATGACAGGAGACATAGAAATATTAAAGAAATGAATATAAACAAAGAGGATACGAAAGCCAGCCCTTTTAAGAAAAACTTGATAGAGACACCAAAAAAGGAGGAACATAAATCATCAGCTTTGGACAAGACATCTCCTGTTATTAAGGTCACTACAGGAAATGAAACAAGCAGCATATCTGTCCAAAGTGTAAGTTCGTCATCCGTAGAAAGAGATTCAGAAATCCAGAGTGAGACCACTGATGTCAAACCTGATGAAGTGCAGATGCAACGGGAGACGCAGCGAGTCAAATCAACTCCAACAAAAGATTTGCACAAGGTTGAATCTGTACTGGGAAAAGGTCAAAATAAAGCACTGGATGTAAAATCACCACTAGTGAGAAAAGGAACCACACCTGCTCAGGTTGATACTAAGAAATCCCAAAGTGTTAAATCGACACCAGTGAAAATTAAAGGGACACCGCAGGAGGTCAAATCCACACCAgtcaaaagtcaaagtaaatttGCAGGAAACACTCCCGTTAAAAGCAAAGGAAGAGTTGTGGAAAATGAATTAAACACAGCTCAAAAAATGGGAGGTAGAACTGCAGATAAGCAGAAGATACCTGGAGATGACGGCGGTGAAGATAAAAAGAAGGCAAAAGAATCTAAACTGAAGGCAAAAACAAAACCAGGGGGAGAAGAAGGAAATGAAATAAGAGTTAAAGGACAAGCTGACTCTGAAGATAATACGAGGGCCAAGCCAAGAAGTAAGCAGACAGAATCTTCCAGCCCGCTGTTATCACAACAGGATACACCTATTGAAGTGCTGTGTAACCCCATTTCCTCACAAAGCACTCACAGAACAGAGGTGGTTTCCGTCAGCGGTGCCAAATCCCTGCAAGGCCCCGAACCTGTTGATAAGGATCTGCTCGTTTCTGGAACAAGCATGGAGGACACTCAGAGCCTGACTGAAGAAAAGCCAAGGTGGGGGGAGATCCTCAGTACCGCAGCCTTACTCCTTCCTGCTGTGGGGATAGCAGGTGCAGCTATGGGGGTCCTTAGTGAGGCAGTGACAAGCATAGGGGCTTCTCAGTCTGATACAGTTACCTCTACACCACCCAAAACACCCAGGCGAGTGATGCAATTCACAAAACAGAGTGCAGTTTTGCAGCCTTCTTTTTCCTCGACACATTTTTCTTCAACAGAAGCGTCAAATCCACCAGAAGAAAGCACGAAGAAAGATGTTCAGGTCAAGAAAAATGTAGTTCAAGAAGAAGAAAGTCATGGTTCCCCTCAGTCACAACAGGGGGTGGTGAAGAGTGACGGGGATGAAGACTTTTCACAAACAGAGGGTAAGAACAGGGGCACAGATGTGGAAACTTTCCAGCAAGAACTCGGAGAAGATGCGAAAACCTACAACCATCAtgagggagaagaaaaacatactGAAGATGAGGAAAAGAAGGAAGATGAAGAAAGCGGAAGCGATGTGGAagatgaaggagatgaagagagtgGAAGCGATGTGGAagatgaaggagaggaggagggaagtgaGAGTAGTGATGATGTCTTAGAGGAGGAAAAGCTGAGTGTTTCTGGTGAGGAAGAGCAAGAGAATGAAACtgcagaggaagatgaggaggaggaaacaggCTCCAGcagtgaggaagaggatgaaggaAGTGAGAAGAGTGATGTTATAGAGGCTGAAGAGAAGGGAGAAGAAAGCAGTGAGGCAGCAGGGGAGGAGGGAAGTGAAGAATCCACTGAAGAAGAGaataaaaaagaagaggaagaaagtgAGGTGAGtgaggatgaagaagatgaaAGTGGTGAAGAGTCGGGGAGCAGCAAGAGCAAAGattcagaggaggaggacagagacggAGGTGACACTGCAGAGTCTGATTCTGAGGAAGaaaacgaagaagaagaagaaaatgaggTTGGTGAGGAAGAGGGTGAAACTGAGGACCAAAAAGATTCCATCgaaagtgaggaggaggagacagactcagaagaagatgaagaaacgGGTAAGAGTGAAGGGGAGGAAGATGAGAAACGGGATGAAGCGAGTGTAAatgacgaggaggaagaggaagacggTGATCCTGATGAAGACAGAGAAGAGCAAGATGAAAAGCGTGATAAAgaaaatgaggaggaggaagagggtgaGGAAGAGGTATCTTTAGATGAAGGGGAAGCTGAGGAAGAGactgcagaggaggaagaggaaggaaaggaggaggaagaagaagagggcgaggaggag gaagaagagagtaaGGAGGAGgttacagaggaggaggaagaagagagtaaGGAGGAGgatacagaggaggaggaagaagagagtaaGGAGGAGgttacagaggaggaggaagaagagagtaaGGAG GAGgttacagaggaggaagaagagagtaaGGAGGACCTtacagtggaggaggaggaagaagaagaggatgaggaagaagagagtAAGGAGGAGgttacagaggaggaagaagagagtaaGGATGAGgttacagaggaggaggaagaagagagtaaGGAGGACCttacagaggaggaagaagagagtaaGGAGGACCTTacagag gaagaagaagagggtgaggaagaagagagtAAGGAGGGGGTtacagaggagcaggaggaggaggaggaagaagagggtgaggaagaagagagtAAGGAGGAGgttacagaggaggaagagggcgaGGGTGAGGAAGAGGTTGCAGAGGAGCAAGAGAGTGAAGGTGAGGAGGAAggggatgaggaagaggaggaagaggagaatgaAACAAAGATTAAACCAAAAACAGAGACAAGACTCAataaacagagagaagaaacaAAACAGGAACAACCTGGAGGAAAGAAAGGTGGTGATTctgaggaagatgaagatgaggagagtgaggaagaagctagtgaagaagaggaagaggagggagaagaggaggagagtgaggAAAAAGGAAAGGCTGTAAACATCAAACATGGTAAGAAACATGCTAAAAGGGAGgaaggtgagaaagaaaaagagggaaatacaaaagtggaggaggaagaagaagaggaggaggaggaggaggaggaggtaaaatcaacaacaaaaaacgtACAGAAGTTGCCTCCTGAcacaaaagacaaacaacagaAAGAAACACCTAAACCAGCACCGAGGACGAAGAAGATCGCTGCAAGAGAGAAGACAGAAGCCGACTCTAAGCAGTTCTGGAACGATGTTCTGCCTCAGTACCTCGACCTGCAATGA